In Hippoglossus hippoglossus isolate fHipHip1 chromosome 24, fHipHip1.pri, whole genome shotgun sequence, a single genomic region encodes these proteins:
- the crip2l gene encoding cysteine-rich protein 2-like, whose amino-acid sequence MASKCPKCDKTVYFAEKVSSLGKDWHKFCLKCERCSKTLNPGGHAEHDGKPFCHKPCYAALFGPKGVNIGGAGSYVYDAPVNEAPVAVSMETDAKPEEEKKAPARGPVKAASFSSFSGGPNICPRCNKTVYFAEKVSSLGKNWHRPCLRCDRCSKTLSAGSHAEHDGQPYCHKPCYAVLFGPKGVNTGGVGSYIYDEPEAEAQP is encoded by the exons ATGGCGTCAAAATGTCCTAAATGCGACAAGACGGTGTATTTCG CGGAAAAAGTGTCGTCTCTCGGGAAAGACTGGCACAAGTTCTGCTTGAAATGTGAACGCTGCAGCAAGACGTTGAATCCAGGAGGCCACGCTGAG CATGACGGGAAGCCTTTTTGCCACAAGCCCTGCTACGCTGCCCTCTTTGGGCCAAAAG GCGTGAACATCGGGGGAGCTGGTTCCTACGTGTACGACGCTCCTGTCAATGAAGCCCCTGTGgctgtttccatggaaacagatGCTAAAccggaggaggagaaaaaagccCCCGCACGGGGACCAGTGAAGG CTGCAAGCTTCTCATCTTTCTCCGGAGGACCCAACATCTGCCCCAGGTGTAACAAGACGGTGTATTTCG ccgaGAAGGTGTCGTCTCTTGGGAAGAACTGGCACCGGCCCTGTCTGCGCTGTGACCGATGCAGTAAGACTCTGTCTGCCGGCAGCCACGCAGAG CACGATGGACAGCCGTACTGCCACAAACCGTGCTACGCTGTGCTGTTTGGACCCAAAG gtgtaAACACTGGAGGTGTCGGCAGCTACATCTATGACGAGCCCGAAGCTGAAGCTCAGCCTTGA
- the LOC117758793 gene encoding putative mediator of RNA polymerase II transcription subunit 26: MSSVQYLREFISERLTAAAEEIFTVFEKTIVQYEEEVARQRRLLDTVLKPEIKLHRIELPQQHVCEEEEVLTDQQLCHQERNSSLDQEEQEPPQIKEEQEEMCTSQEGEQLVLKQETETFMLTPHCEESDHREPDGEHQLLSHNSPVAESQDQNKRKHLDSGSTGNEEPNPQKSFHENRSHGNNVDNSPMSEINSNTQTELPQQHVCKEEEVLTDQQLCHQERNSSLDQEEQEPPQIKEEQDEMCTSQEGEQLVLKQETETFMLTPHCEESDHREPDELPQQHCDTHRKFTDSTSSVS; the protein is encoded by the exons ATGTCTTCGGTTCAGTATTTGAGAGAGTTTATCAGCGAGCGactaacagctgctgctgaagagatATTCACAGTCTTTGAAAAAACCATCGTCCAGTACGAAGAAGAGGTCGCTCGTCAGCGCAGACTGCTGGACACCGTTTTGAAACCTGAAATAAAGCTACACAGGATCG agctcccacagcagcatgtctgtgaggaggaggaggttctcactgaccagcagctctgtcaccAGGAGAGGAACTccagtctggaccaagaggaacaagaacctccacagattaaagaggaacaggaggaaatgtgcaccagtcaggagggagagcagctcgTACTGAAGCAGGAGACTGAAACCTTCATGTTGACTCCTCATTGTGAGGAAAGTGACCACAGAGAACCAGACGGTGagcaccagctcctctctcacaacTCTCCTGTAGCTGAGAGCCAAGAtcagaacaaaagaaaacatttggattcaggatcaacaggaaatgaagaaccAAACCCACAGAAgagttttcatgaaaacagGAGTCACGGTAACAATGTGGACAACTCTCCCATGTCAGAGATTAACTCTAATACTCAAACAG agctcccacagcagcatgtctgtaaggaggaggaggttctcactgaccagcagctctgtcaccAGGAGAGGAACTCCAGTCTGGACCAAGAAGAACAagaacctccacagattaaagaggaacaggacgAAATGTGCAccagtcaggagggagagcagctcgTACTGAAGCAGGAGACTGAAACCTTCATGTTGACTCCTCATTGTGAGGAAAGTGACCACAGAGAACCAGACG agctcccacagcagcat TGTGACACCCACCGGAAGTTTACAGACAGCACCAGCAGCGTTAGCTAG
- the LOC117758794 gene encoding zinc finger protein 664-like, translating to MSSVQYLREFISERLTAAAEEIFTVFEKTIVQYEEEVARQRRLLDTVLKPEIKLHRIELPQQHVCKEEEVLTDQQLCLQERNSSLDQEEQEPPQIKEEQEEMCTSQEGEQLVLKQETEPFMLTPHCEESDHREPDGEHQLLSHNSPVAERQDQNRRKLLDSGSTGNEEPNPQKSFHDNRSHSNNVDNSPKSEINSHTQTGKKSFKCETCGKAFACKYKLKIHLRTHTGEKPYLCKICRKGFGRSDELKVHMRTHTGEKPYCCQTCSKRFVNSSYVKVHMRSHTGEKPFPCKICQKRFVKSGDLKVHTRIHTGEKPYSCKICRKGFGRSDELKIHLRTHTGEKPYCCQTCGKCFVTSSKLKVHVRFHTCEKPYSCKICQKRYTQSGHLNFHMRSHR from the exons ATGTCTTCGGTTCAGTATTTGAGAGAGTTTATCAGCGAGCGactaacagctgctgctgaagagatATTCACAGTCTTTGAAAAAACCATCGTCCAGTACGAAGAAGAGGTCGCTCGTCAGCGCAGACTGCTGGACACCGTTTTGAAACCTGAAATAAAGCTACACAGGATCG agctcccacagcagcatgtctgtaaggaggaggaggttctcactgaccagcagctctgtctccaGGAGAGGAACTccagtctggaccaagaggaacaagaacctccacagattaaagaggaacaggaggaaatgtgcaccagtcaggagggagagcagctcgTACTGAAGCAGGAGACTGAACCCTTCATGTTGACTCCTCATTGTGAGGAAAGTGACCACAGAGAACCAGACGGTGagcaccagctcctctctcacaacTCTCCTGTAGCTGAGAGGCAAGAtcagaacagaagaaaacttTTGGATTCAGGatcaacaggaaatgaagaaccAAACCCACAGAAGAGTTTTCATGACAACAGGAGTCACAGTAACAATGTGGACAACTCTCCCAAATCAGAGATTAACTCTCATACTCAAACAGGTaaaaagtctttcaaatgtGAAACTTGTGGAAAAGCTTTTGCGTGTAAGTATAAATTGAAAATTCatctgagaacacacacgggTGAAAAACCTTATTTATGCAAAATATGCAGGAAAGGATTTGGACGTAGTGATGAATTGAAAGTCCACATGAGAactcacacaggtgagaagccatattgtTGCCAAACATGTTCAAAACGTTTTGTAAATAGTAGTTATGTGAAAGTCCACATGAGGTctcacactggtgagaagccatTTCCCtgcaaaatatgtcagaaacGTTTTGTGAAAAGTGGTGATTTGAAAGTTCATACGAGaattcacactggtgagaagccTTATTCATGCAAAATATGCAGGAAAGGATTTGGACGTAGTGATGAATTGAAAATCCATCTGAGAactcacacaggtgagaagccatattgtTGCCAAACATGTGGTAAATGTTTTGTAACTAGTAGTAAGTTGAAAGTCCATGTGAGGTTTCACACTT gtgagaagccatattcttgcaaaatatgtcagaaaaGGTATACACAAAGTGGTCATTTGAATTTCCACATGAGGAGTCACAGGTGA
- the pnrc1 gene encoding proline-rich nuclear receptor coactivator 1, with protein MLDGSPALCDEANIGNVENNNPGKLISGCDGVNAGSRARQALLKKGGRKLHHPQKQPRNSPSILLSDRNNNNTVTASPANRAAAPPESPAPSPQQLRPGAGKELLKSKGGRVERGAVQPGGQTARNLPRHDQVDQNVNTRSQKPKQDQTPGASRATKKRDHSTPNKPSSLHLPPSGEQKKPLHSSNNVKMVSALPTEPAPEYLKDGEKVYAGAKFSEPPSPSVLPKPPSHWFGENEPQHSNQSREQMAVQLKSLLKVQDSP; from the exons ATGTTGGACGGATCTCCGGCTCTCTGCGATGAGGCGAACATCGGAAACGTGGAAAACAACAACCCGGGCAAGTTGATCTCCGGCTGCGATGGGGTGAACGCGGGGAGCCGAGCGAGGCAGGCGCTGCtgaagaagggagggaggaagctgCACCACCCGCAGAAGCAGCCGAGGAACAGCCCGAGCATCCTCCTGTCGGAccgcaacaacaacaacaccgtGACGGCTTCACCCGCCAACCGAGCCGCGGCGCCGCCCGAGTCCCCGGCACCGAGCCCCCAGCAGCTCCGACCGGGGGCCGGGAAGGAG ctgcTGAAATCCAAAGGTGGTCGAGTGGAGCGAGGGGCCGTTCAGCCCGGGGGCCAAACGGCCCGCAACCTTCCCCGACACGATCAAGTGGACCAAAATGTGAACACCCGGAGCCAGAAGCCCAAGCAGGACCAAACACCCGGTGCTTCTCGTGCCACAAAGAAGAGAGATCACAGCACTCCCAACAAGCCATCCTCTCTTCACCTGCCTCCGTCGGGAGAGCAGAAGAAACCTCTCCACTCCTCCAACAACGTGAAGATGGTGAGCGCACTGCCCACTGAACCTGCCCCCGAATACCTCAAAGATGGCGAGAAAGTCTACGCTGGAGCGAAGTTCAGCGAGCCGCCCTCGCCCAGTGTCTTACCCAAACCGCCCAGTCACTGGTTCGGAGAGAACGAGCCTCAACACAGCAACCAAAGCCGAGAACAGATGGCTGTGCAATTAAAGTCGCTGCTCAAGGTTCAAGATTCACCATGA